The Pseudomonas sp. G2-4 genome window below encodes:
- a CDS encoding putative 2-dehydropantoate 2-reductase — MQAGVKPRIGMIGTGAIGGFYGVMLARAGFDVHFLLRSEFGAVAEGGLRVDSAVHGPLTLKPVQAYRSAADMPPCDWLLVGAKTTSNADLAPSITQAAADGAKVLLLQNGLDVEDDLRPLLPDSLHLLGGLCLICVHRASPGVVAHQALGSVNLGYHSGPCHDQAERMAIVEAGAQLFRAAGLESQAMPDLQQARWQKLVWNVPYNGLSVLLGASTTPLMADGHSRGLIQALMGEVVRGAQACGHHIAPGYAEYLFAMTEKMPDYWPSMYHDYSHKRALELEAIYHRPLAAAKLAGCELPKIEALYQALAFMDRRNR, encoded by the coding sequence ATGCAGGCAGGCGTTAAACCGCGGATCGGGATGATCGGCACCGGGGCGATTGGGGGGTTCTACGGCGTGATGCTGGCACGCGCCGGTTTTGACGTGCACTTCTTATTGCGCAGCGAATTTGGCGCCGTGGCCGAAGGTGGCTTGCGGGTCGACAGCGCGGTTCATGGCCCGCTGACCCTCAAACCGGTGCAGGCCTATCGCTCAGCGGCCGACATGCCGCCCTGCGACTGGCTGTTGGTCGGCGCCAAGACCACCAGCAATGCCGATCTCGCCCCGTCCATCACTCAGGCGGCAGCTGACGGTGCAAAAGTCCTGTTGCTGCAGAATGGCCTGGATGTCGAAGACGATCTTCGGCCATTGCTGCCTGATTCGCTGCATTTGTTGGGCGGCCTGTGCCTGATCTGCGTGCATCGTGCCAGTCCCGGCGTCGTCGCTCACCAGGCCCTCGGTTCAGTCAACCTCGGCTATCACAGTGGTCCTTGCCACGATCAGGCTGAGCGCATGGCGATTGTCGAGGCCGGGGCGCAATTGTTCCGTGCTGCCGGTCTTGAATCCCAGGCCATGCCCGACCTGCAACAGGCCCGTTGGCAGAAACTGGTGTGGAACGTGCCGTACAACGGCCTTTCGGTTTTGCTGGGGGCCAGTACCACGCCGTTGATGGCCGACGGGCACAGCCGCGGATTGATCCAGGCGTTGATGGGGGAAGTGGTGCGCGGCGCCCAGGCCTGCGGCCACCACATCGCGCCGGGCTATGCCGAATACCTGTTCGCGATGACTGAAAAGATGCCCGACTACTGGCCGAGCATGTACCACGACTATTCCCACAAGCGGGCACTGGAGCTGGAGGCGATCTACCACCGGCCATTGGCGGCGGCAAAACTGGCGGGGTGTGAGCTGCCGAAAATCGAAGCCTTGTATCAGGCGTTGGCGTTTATGGACCGACGCAACCGCTGA
- a CDS encoding 5'-nucleotidase, producing the protein MANNIDDKLVLAISSRALFDLSESHKVYLSSGVEAYRQYQIEHEDEVLEPGDAFALVQKLLSLNEHLGRARVEVILVSRNSADTGLRVFNSIHHYGLAISRAAFAGGRSPYPYLKAFGCDLFLSTHAEDVRSALDAGFAAATILSGGANRAASEELRIAFDGDAVLFSDESERIYQAGGLEAFQASERQSAREPLRGGPFKGFLAALNALQREFPEDACPIRTALVTARSAPAHERVIRTLREWDIRLDESLFLGGLTKSAFLEAFAADVFFDDQTGHCELAREVVATGHVPHGISNEVKL; encoded by the coding sequence ATGGCAAACAACATCGACGACAAACTGGTGCTGGCGATTTCGTCGCGAGCGTTGTTCGACTTGAGTGAAAGTCACAAGGTGTACCTGTCGAGCGGCGTCGAGGCCTATCGGCAATACCAGATCGAGCATGAAGACGAGGTCCTTGAGCCTGGGGACGCCTTCGCCCTCGTGCAAAAACTGCTGAGCCTCAACGAACATCTGGGGCGTGCCCGGGTCGAGGTGATCCTCGTCTCGCGTAACAGCGCCGACACCGGCCTGCGGGTGTTCAACTCGATTCACCATTATGGCCTGGCGATCTCCCGTGCAGCGTTTGCTGGCGGACGCAGTCCTTACCCTTACCTCAAGGCGTTCGGTTGTGATCTGTTTTTGTCCACTCATGCCGAAGACGTGCGCAGCGCCCTGGACGCCGGATTTGCCGCGGCGACCATTCTGTCGGGTGGCGCCAACCGCGCGGCCAGCGAGGAACTGCGCATTGCCTTCGACGGCGATGCGGTGCTGTTTTCCGATGAGTCGGAGCGCATCTATCAGGCCGGTGGTCTGGAGGCGTTCCAGGCCAGTGAGCGCCAATCCGCCCGCGAGCCGCTGCGAGGTGGGCCGTTCAAGGGCTTCCTGGCGGCGCTCAATGCGCTGCAACGCGAGTTTCCCGAGGATGCCTGCCCGATCCGCACGGCGCTGGTCACCGCCCGCTCGGCGCCGGCTCACGAACGGGTCATCCGCACGCTGCGCGAGTGGGACATTCGTCTGGACGAGTCGTTGTTTCTGGGCGGCCTGACCAAATCGGCGTTCCTCGAGGCCTTCGCCGCCGACGTGTTTTTCGACGATCAGACCGGCCACTGCGAACTGGCCCGCGAGGTCGTCGCCACCGGGCACGTGCCCCACGGCATCAGTAACGAGGTGAAGCTCTAA
- a CDS encoding universal stress protein, which yields MIRSMLYATDLGLYAPYVMQHALALARTFEAELYVVHAVEPMGLFAESVLQSYLDEQALNEFHRQGLNTVMASIEQRVLDSFREELGEGQQDLKLIKSVRVYQGDPAQVILEQAAKLSVDLLIVGSHCQGASGETPLGRTAARVLQLSRVPVYLVPLVQRRRQGEA from the coding sequence ATGATTCGTTCGATGCTGTACGCCACAGACTTGGGACTGTATGCCCCCTATGTGATGCAGCATGCCTTGGCGCTGGCACGGACGTTCGAAGCCGAGTTGTATGTGGTGCATGCGGTTGAACCGATGGGGCTGTTCGCCGAGTCGGTGTTGCAAAGCTATCTCGACGAGCAGGCGCTGAACGAATTTCATCGCCAGGGTCTGAATACGGTGATGGCCAGTATCGAACAGCGGGTGCTCGACAGTTTTCGAGAGGAGTTGGGGGAGGGGCAGCAGGACTTGAAGCTGATCAAGTCGGTAAGGGTATACCAGGGCGATCCGGCCCAGGTCATTCTCGAACAGGCTGCGAAACTCTCCGTCGATTTGCTGATCGTAGGGAGTCATTGCCAGGGGGCAAGCGGTGAAACCCCCTTGGGAAGGACCGCCGCACGGGTATTGCAGTTATCCCGGGTGCCGGTCTACCTGGTGCCGTTGGTTCAGCGCCGACGGCAGGGAGAGGCTTGA
- the cysB gene encoding HTH-type transcriptional regulator CysB: MKLQQLRYIWEVAHHDLNVSATAQSLYTSQPGISKQIRLLEDELGVEVFARSGKHLTRVTPAGERIITTAGEILRKVESIKQIAQEFSNEKKGTLSIATTHTQARYALPPVISSFIKQYPDVALHMHQGSPMQIAEMAADGTVDFAIATEALELFGDLVMMPCYRWNRCVVVPQGHPLTKLPKLTLEALAEYPIVTYVFGFTGRSKLDEAFSHRGLTPKVVFTAADADVIKTYVRLGLGVGIVAKMAVDTKLDGDLVVLDASELFESSVTKIGFRRGTFLRGFMCDFIEKFAPHLTREVMAKAIQCHNKQELEELFDGVELPVH, from the coding sequence ATGAAGCTTCAACAACTGCGCTACATCTGGGAAGTGGCGCACCACGACCTCAACGTTTCCGCTACTGCCCAAAGCCTCTACACCTCACAGCCTGGCATCAGTAAGCAGATCCGCCTGCTGGAAGACGAATTGGGCGTCGAAGTCTTCGCCCGCAGCGGCAAGCACCTGACCCGCGTGACCCCGGCCGGTGAGCGCATCATCACCACGGCTGGCGAGATCCTGCGCAAGGTCGAAAGCATCAAGCAGATCGCCCAGGAGTTCTCCAACGAGAAAAAAGGCACCCTGTCGATTGCCACGACCCACACCCAAGCCCGTTACGCGTTGCCTCCGGTGATCAGCAGCTTCATCAAGCAATACCCGGACGTGGCGCTGCACATGCACCAGGGTTCGCCGATGCAGATCGCCGAAATGGCGGCCGACGGCACCGTGGACTTCGCCATTGCCACCGAGGCCCTGGAGTTGTTCGGTGATCTGGTGATGATGCCGTGCTATCGCTGGAACCGCTGTGTGGTCGTGCCCCAGGGCCACCCGTTGACCAAGCTGCCAAAGCTGACCCTCGAAGCCCTGGCCGAATACCCGATCGTGACATACGTGTTCGGTTTCACTGGCCGTTCGAAACTCGACGAAGCCTTCAGCCATCGCGGCCTGACCCCGAAAGTGGTGTTTACCGCCGCCGACGCCGACGTGATCAAGACCTATGTTCGACTCGGCCTGGGCGTGGGCATCGTGGCGAAGATGGCCGTCGATACCAAGCTCGACGGTGATCTGGTGGTGCTGGATGCCAGCGAGTTGTTCGAGTCCAGCGTGACCAAGATCGGCTTCCGCCGTGGCACCTTCCTGCGGGGGTTCATGTGCGACTTCATTGAGAAGTTCGCGCCGCACCTGACCCGGGAAGTCATGGCCAAGGCCATCCAATGCCACAACAAGCAGGAACTCGAAGAGCTGTTCGACGGTGTCGAACTGCCGGTGCATTAA
- a CDS encoding transcription elongation factor GreAB → MNKQTVHQLILDKLKIDLDIAERAAQTAYETATHEENIAENKYDTLGLEASYLAAGQARRVEEIRQALALCQNLTPRPYDEQRGIQVGTLIGLEDEDGRQQWLFLGPDAAGLKVSLVGQPITVITPRSPLGRSLLGKFEGDEVEIVVAGARQQFAVTEAI, encoded by the coding sequence ATGAACAAACAGACCGTCCACCAGTTGATTCTCGACAAGCTCAAGATTGATCTCGACATTGCCGAGCGCGCCGCGCAGACCGCCTACGAAACCGCGACCCACGAAGAAAACATCGCCGAGAACAAATACGACACCCTGGGGCTTGAAGCCTCCTACCTCGCTGCCGGGCAAGCCAGGCGCGTGGAGGAAATCCGCCAGGCCCTCGCCCTCTGCCAGAACCTGACGCCAAGGCCATACGACGAACAGCGCGGCATTCAGGTAGGCACGTTGATTGGCTTGGAAGATGAAGACGGTCGCCAGCAATGGCTATTCCTGGGACCGGATGCGGCGGGGTTGAAGGTCTCGCTGGTGGGGCAGCCGATCACGGTCATCACCCCTCGCTCGCCACTGGGCCGAAGCCTGCTGGGCAAATTCGAGGGGGATGAAGTGGAGATCGTCGTGGCGGGCGCTCGGCAACAGTTCGCTGTCACCGAGGCGATCTAA
- the earP gene encoding elongation factor P maturation arginine rhamnosyltransferase EarP, whose product MTVRWDIFCTVVDNFGDIGVTWRLARQLVAEHQCTVRLWVDDLRAFERLCPEIDVALCEQWQQGVQVRHWPQEWLPTEAADVVIAAFACQLPSAYMDAMAARQATPLWMNLDYLSAEDWVVGCHGLPSVKYKHVQKYFFFPGFQEGTGGLLREAGLLERRRQFQQDVEAQRIFLQGLGVDRAPDARLISLFAYENAGLASWFDAMATDAQAFHVLVPEGRVLGDVERWLGVDGLKAGALHRRGALTVQVLPFIRQDQYDQLLWCCDLNAVRGEDSFVRAQWAGRPLLWHIYQQEEDVHLEKLEAFLRLYTQGLSPATEKAISGLWRAWNDGQDMTDHWKATCQQPKELAEHAQAWCLEQASRPDLAAALVKFYGNWL is encoded by the coding sequence ATGACCGTGCGCTGGGATATTTTTTGCACCGTCGTCGATAACTTTGGCGACATTGGCGTTACTTGGCGCCTGGCTCGGCAATTGGTGGCCGAGCATCAATGCACGGTGCGGCTGTGGGTCGATGACTTGCGTGCCTTCGAACGGCTGTGTCCAGAAATCGACGTCGCCCTTTGCGAGCAATGGCAGCAGGGCGTGCAAGTGCGCCACTGGCCCCAGGAGTGGCTGCCTACCGAAGCGGCTGATGTCGTGATCGCTGCGTTTGCCTGCCAATTGCCGAGCGCCTATATGGATGCAATGGCCGCGCGCCAGGCCACGCCCTTGTGGATGAACCTCGATTACCTGAGCGCCGAGGATTGGGTGGTCGGGTGCCATGGCTTGCCGTCGGTCAAATATAAGCACGTACAGAAATATTTCTTTTTCCCGGGGTTCCAGGAGGGGACAGGTGGCCTGCTGCGCGAGGCCGGTCTGCTGGAGCGGCGTCGGCAATTTCAACAGGATGTCGAGGCGCAACGAATTTTCCTGCAGGGATTGGGCGTCGATCGGGCGCCAGACGCACGCCTGATCTCGCTGTTTGCCTACGAAAACGCCGGGCTGGCGAGCTGGTTTGACGCAATGGCCACCGATGCCCAGGCGTTTCATGTACTGGTCCCCGAAGGACGGGTGCTGGGGGATGTCGAGCGTTGGCTCGGGGTCGACGGTCTGAAGGCCGGTGCGCTCCATCGACGCGGCGCGTTGACCGTGCAGGTGCTGCCGTTCATCCGGCAGGACCAGTACGATCAGCTGTTATGGTGCTGTGATCTCAATGCCGTGCGGGGCGAAGACTCTTTCGTACGTGCCCAGTGGGCCGGGCGACCGCTCCTTTGGCACATCTACCAGCAGGAAGAAGACGTCCATCTGGAAAAACTCGAGGCATTTCTCAGGCTCTACACCCAAGGGCTTTCGCCGGCGACGGAAAAAGCGATCAGCGGTCTCTGGCGAGCCTGGAATGACGGCCAGGACATGACCGACCACTGGAAAGCGACCTGCCAACAGCCAAAGGAACTGGCCGAACACGCCCAGGCGTGGTGTCTGGAACAGGCCTCGCGACCTGATCTTGCCGCAGCGCTGGTGAAGTTTTATGGAAATTGGCTATGA
- a CDS encoding elongation factor P, which translates to MKTGKELKPGTVIRLENDPWLVQKAEFTKSGRNSAIMKTKLKNLLTGYKTEIVYSADDKLDDVILDRKEATLSFISGDTYTFMDTTDYTMYELNAEDIESVLPFIEEGMTDVCEAVFFEERLVSVELPTTIVRQVDYTEGSARGDTSGKVMKPAKLKNGTELSVADFIEIGDMIEIDTREGGSYKGRAK; encoded by the coding sequence ATGAAAACTGGTAAAGAACTGAAACCCGGGACCGTGATCCGTCTCGAAAACGATCCTTGGCTGGTTCAGAAAGCTGAGTTCACCAAGTCGGGTCGTAACAGCGCGATCATGAAGACCAAGCTGAAGAACCTGCTGACCGGTTACAAGACCGAGATCGTCTACAGCGCCGATGACAAGCTGGACGACGTGATCCTCGACCGCAAAGAAGCGACCCTGTCCTTCATCAGCGGCGACACCTACACGTTCATGGACACCACTGACTACACCATGTACGAGCTGAACGCCGAAGACATCGAAAGCGTTCTGCCGTTCATCGAAGAAGGCATGACCGACGTCTGCGAAGCCGTGTTCTTCGAAGAGCGCCTGGTTTCGGTAGAGCTGCCGACCACCATCGTGCGTCAGGTTGACTACACCGAAGGTTCCGCTCGCGGCGACACTTCCGGCAAGGTGATGAAGCCTGCCAAACTGAAGAACGGTACCGAGCTGTCGGTCGCTGACTTCATCGAAATCGGCGACATGATCGAGATCGATACCCGCGAAGGCGGTTCCTACAAAGGCCGCGCTAAATAA
- a CDS encoding alpha/beta hydrolase — MNTLSKALTGTLLALSVSSAFADNIVEHNTQAFLDVLNAGTGKPLEQLSPKDARAVLVGAQAGVKLTLPKADVSEKTIQVDGQSISLTIVRPAGVKGELPAFMFFHGGGWVLGDFPTHERLVRDLVAGSGAVAVFVNYTPSPEAHYPVAINQAYAATKWVAEHGKQINVDGKRLAVAGNSVGGNMAAVVALMAKDKGTPAIRFQALLWPVTDASFETASYNQFAEGHFLSKNMMKWFWDNYTTDAGQRSEIYASPLRATTAQLKGLPPALVQTAEADVLRDEGEAYARKLDAAGVPVTAVRYNGMIHDYGLLNVVSQVPAVRSAMLQASEELKQHLK; from the coding sequence ATGAACACACTCAGCAAAGCCCTGACCGGTACCCTTCTCGCCCTCAGCGTCAGCAGCGCCTTCGCCGACAACATCGTGGAACACAACACCCAAGCGTTTCTCGATGTACTGAACGCCGGCACCGGCAAGCCCCTGGAGCAGCTGTCACCCAAGGACGCCCGTGCCGTACTGGTCGGCGCCCAGGCAGGTGTGAAACTGACCCTGCCCAAGGCCGACGTCAGCGAGAAAACCATCCAGGTCGATGGCCAATCGATCAGCCTGACCATCGTCCGCCCGGCCGGGGTCAAGGGTGAGCTGCCCGCCTTCATGTTCTTCCACGGCGGTGGCTGGGTCTTGGGGGACTTCCCGACCCACGAACGACTGGTTCGGGATCTGGTGGCCGGATCAGGCGCTGTGGCGGTGTTCGTCAACTACACGCCTTCCCCCGAGGCGCATTACCCAGTGGCAATCAACCAGGCTTACGCCGCCACGAAATGGGTGGCCGAACACGGCAAGCAAATCAATGTCGATGGCAAGCGCCTGGCCGTGGCAGGCAATAGCGTTGGCGGCAACATGGCGGCCGTCGTGGCGCTGATGGCCAAGGACAAAGGCACCCCGGCGATCCGCTTCCAGGCACTGTTGTGGCCAGTGACCGATGCCAGTTTCGAGACAGCGTCCTATAACCAGTTCGCCGAAGGACACTTCCTCAGCAAAAACATGATGAAGTGGTTCTGGGACAACTACACCACCGATGCCGGCCAGCGCAGCGAGATCTATGCCTCACCGTTGCGGGCCACCACCGCACAACTCAAGGGCCTGCCCCCCGCGTTGGTACAGACCGCCGAGGCCGATGTGTTGCGCGATGAGGGCGAAGCTTATGCGCGCAAACTGGACGCGGCCGGCGTGCCCGTCACGGCCGTGCGCTACAACGGCATGATCCACGACTATGGTTTGCTCAACGTCGTGAGCCAGGTGCCGGCGGTGCGTTCGGCGATGTTGCAGGCGTCCGAAGAGCTCAAGCAGCATCTGAAGTGA
- a CDS encoding organic hydroperoxide resistance protein codes for MQTLYTAIATSTGGRDGRAISSDNVLDVKLATPKELGGAGGAATNPEQLFAAGYSACFIGALKFVASQSKRKIPDDASITAHVGIGQIPGGFGLDIDLHISLPGLDQADAQSLVEAAHQVCPYSNATRGNVDVRLHVTV; via the coding sequence ATGCAAACGCTCTACACCGCAATCGCAACCTCCACCGGCGGCCGTGACGGTCGCGCCATCTCCAGCGACAACGTCCTCGACGTCAAACTCGCCACGCCCAAGGAACTCGGCGGTGCTGGCGGTGCGGCGACCAACCCCGAGCAACTGTTCGCCGCCGGGTACTCGGCCTGCTTCATCGGCGCGCTGAAATTCGTTGCCAGCCAAAGCAAACGCAAAATCCCGGATGACGCCTCGATCACTGCCCATGTCGGCATCGGCCAGATCCCTGGCGGTTTCGGCTTGGACATTGACCTGCACATCAGCCTGCCGGGCCTGGACCAGGCCGATGCGCAGAGCCTCGTGGAAGCTGCTCACCAAGTCTGCCCGTACTCCAACGCCACCCGCGGCAACGTTGATGTGCGCCTGCACGTGACCGTCTGA
- a CDS encoding MarR family transcriptional regulator: MSTPRDTPEPCEALQLDNQVCFALHSTSLLMTKVYKPLLQALGLTYPQYLAMMVLWEKDGLTVGEISTRLLTDPGSLTPLLKRLEVEGLLSRTRSREDERVVIVELTEQGRALREKARDIPQCILAASGQTLEQLKKLQLDLQALRGHLQDSL, encoded by the coding sequence ATGAGCACCCCGCGTGACACCCCCGAACCCTGCGAAGCCCTGCAGCTCGACAACCAGGTCTGCTTCGCCCTGCATTCCACGTCGCTGCTGATGACTAAAGTCTATAAGCCGTTGCTGCAAGCCTTGGGCCTGACTTACCCGCAGTACTTGGCGATGATGGTGCTGTGGGAGAAGGACGGTTTGACCGTCGGAGAAATCAGCACCCGCCTGCTCACCGACCCCGGCTCGCTGACCCCGCTGCTCAAACGGCTCGAGGTCGAAGGCCTGTTGAGCCGCACCCGCAGCCGTGAAGACGAACGGGTGGTGATTGTCGAGCTCACCGAACAGGGCCGCGCCCTGCGCGAAAAGGCCCGTGACATCCCCCAATGCATCCTCGCCGCCAGCGGCCAGACGCTGGAGCAGTTGAAGAAGCTGCAGCTTGATCTGCAGGCGTTGCGCGGGCATTTGCAAGACAGCCTCTGA
- a CDS encoding sulfite exporter TauE/SafE family protein — MIEFVMFLVFGAVLGTLGGLFGIGGGLIAIPVLGVWFGLDQQIAQGTALVMVVPNVMLALWRYHQRNRIELRHVLPLASMGFCFAWLGSIWAVGIDADSMRIGFVAFLIALTVYNLVRMFAVTAPASAQMRYGWPWLGVLGAAAGTMGGLFGVGGAVVATPFLTSVFGTTQVVAQGLSLALALPSTGVTLATYAFHQEVDWGIGLPLAVGGLLSISWGVKVAHALPERLLRGLFCGFLVLCAVLLAFKV; from the coding sequence GTGATCGAATTTGTGATGTTTCTGGTGTTCGGTGCCGTATTGGGCACCCTGGGAGGATTGTTCGGGATCGGTGGTGGGCTGATTGCAATTCCGGTACTGGGCGTATGGTTCGGCCTCGACCAGCAGATTGCCCAAGGAACGGCCCTGGTGATGGTGGTGCCGAACGTGATGCTCGCTTTATGGCGCTATCACCAGCGCAATCGCATCGAATTACGCCATGTCCTGCCACTGGCTTCCATGGGGTTTTGCTTCGCCTGGCTTGGCTCGATCTGGGCCGTCGGCATCGATGCAGACAGCATGCGGATCGGTTTCGTGGCGTTCCTGATTGCGTTGACTGTCTACAACCTTGTCCGCATGTTCGCCGTCACTGCGCCGGCTTCGGCGCAAATGCGCTATGGCTGGCCATGGCTCGGCGTGCTGGGGGCGGCGGCGGGAACCATGGGGGGGCTGTTCGGTGTCGGCGGGGCGGTTGTCGCGACGCCGTTCCTGACCAGCGTGTTTGGCACCACCCAGGTGGTGGCCCAAGGGTTGTCCCTGGCGCTGGCCTTGCCCAGTACCGGCGTGACCCTCGCCACTTATGCATTTCACCAGGAGGTCGACTGGGGGATCGGCCTGCCGTTGGCCGTCGGTGGCCTGCTGAGCATCAGTTGGGGGGTGAAAGTCGCCCACGCCTTGCCGGAGCGGCTGCTGCGCGGGCTGTTCTGCGGTTTCCTGGTGCTGTGCGCGGTGCTGCTCGCCTTTAAAGTTTGA
- a CDS encoding LysR substrate-binding domain-containing protein codes for MSSYPSIDTEVLRTFVAIADQGGFTRAGELVNRTQSAVSMQMKRLEEDVLQRRLFERDGRQVKLTAEGQVLLGYARRILKLHSEVFNTLREPHMVGTVRIGTPDDYVMRFLPGILQRFAQFYPLIEIEVHCESSKQLLQRQDLDLSIVTRKPGDEIGQLLRKERFVWAEAACFNVHEKTPLPLAMFNSDCFCRQWACNALDAMGRDYRVAYNSSSLSALMAVVGAGLAITAQLESLLPPDMRVLGKAEDLPELPEASIMLIRNLHNPSPITECLAEHIVEGFKL; via the coding sequence TTGTCGAGTTACCCGAGCATTGATACCGAAGTGCTGCGCACCTTTGTCGCCATCGCTGACCAGGGCGGTTTCACTCGAGCCGGTGAGTTGGTCAATCGCACGCAGTCCGCCGTCAGCATGCAGATGAAGCGGCTGGAAGAGGATGTATTGCAGCGGCGCCTGTTCGAGCGTGACGGCCGCCAGGTCAAGCTCACCGCTGAAGGCCAGGTGTTGCTGGGTTACGCCCGGCGAATCCTCAAGCTGCACAGCGAAGTGTTCAATACCCTGCGCGAACCGCACATGGTCGGCACAGTGCGCATCGGCACGCCGGACGACTATGTGATGCGATTCCTGCCCGGGATCCTGCAGCGCTTCGCCCAGTTCTATCCCCTGATCGAAATTGAAGTGCACTGCGAATCATCCAAGCAGTTGCTGCAGCGCCAGGACCTGGACCTGTCCATCGTCACCCGCAAACCGGGGGACGAAATCGGCCAGTTGCTACGCAAGGAACGTTTTGTCTGGGCCGAAGCCGCGTGCTTCAACGTCCACGAAAAAACACCGTTGCCGCTGGCGATGTTCAACAGTGACTGTTTCTGCCGGCAATGGGCCTGCAATGCGCTGGATGCCATGGGCCGCGATTATCGCGTGGCGTACAACAGCTCCAGCCTGTCGGCGCTCATGGCCGTGGTGGGTGCGGGCCTGGCGATCACTGCACAACTGGAAAGCCTGCTGCCCCCGGACATGCGCGTACTGGGCAAGGCCGAGGACCTGCCGGAACTGCCCGAGGCCAGCATCATGCTGATCCGCAACCTGCACAATCCGTCGCCGATTACCGAATGCCTGGCCGAGCACATCGTCGAAGGTTTCAAACTTTAA
- a CDS encoding DUF1127 domain-containing protein, translated as MKGQKGYLLIEKLSHGFSVSALLHKFSRWYELHHERELLAGMSDEALKDIGVSRADVEQEVVRPFWDDPMHK; from the coding sequence ATGAAAGGTCAAAAAGGTTATCTACTGATAGAAAAACTCTCCCATGGCTTCTCGGTCAGCGCCCTGTTGCACAAGTTTAGCCGCTGGTACGAATTGCACCATGAACGGGAGTTGCTCGCCGGCATGAGCGACGAGGCGCTCAAGGACATCGGCGTCAGCCGTGCCGACGTGGAACAGGAAGTGGTTCGACCATTCTGGGATGACCCAATGCACAAATGA
- a CDS encoding winged helix-turn-helix domain-containing protein encodes MPATVSFTLKQARRLALAAQGFDGRSSPASVQPSRLNRLIERLGVLQIDSVNALVRSHYLPLFSRLGHYSPDLLDQAAWSQGRRRTLFEYWGHEASLLPMSMYPLMRWRMARASRGEGIYQQLARFGHERQDVIRRVLASVREQGAIGAGSLSTRQEKAGPWWDWSAEKHALEWLFAAGEVTVAGRRGFERLYDLPERVFPASVLQQTLPDEAQAQRALLLHAAEALGVATEKDLRDYFRLDPADSRGRLAELEEAGELLRCEVQGWKQPAWCRPAAKIPRKVAASALLSPFDSLVWERGRTERLFDFRYRLEIYTPAHKRVYGYYVLPFLHNERIAARVDLRAERALGRLAVHAVHEEEPGLDEEGVQALAINLRRMAGWLGLERVQLNCQRVGGVRLAVALAQIGGD; translated from the coding sequence ATGCCCGCGACTGTGTCCTTTACCCTCAAACAGGCCCGGCGTCTGGCGTTGGCCGCCCAAGGATTCGATGGACGGTCTTCGCCAGCTTCGGTGCAACCCTCCCGCCTCAATCGCCTGATCGAACGCCTCGGCGTCCTGCAGATCGACTCAGTCAATGCACTGGTGCGCTCGCATTACCTCCCACTGTTCTCCCGTCTCGGTCACTACAGTCCCGATTTGCTCGATCAAGCGGCCTGGAGCCAAGGGCGACGTCGCACGCTGTTTGAGTATTGGGGCCATGAAGCCTCGCTGCTGCCGATGTCCATGTATCCGCTGATGCGCTGGCGCATGGCCCGTGCCTCCCGTGGCGAAGGTATTTATCAGCAGTTGGCGCGTTTCGGTCATGAACGTCAGGATGTCATCCGCCGTGTCCTGGCGTCAGTTCGGGAGCAGGGCGCCATCGGTGCGGGCAGCTTGTCCACGCGCCAGGAGAAGGCCGGGCCCTGGTGGGACTGGAGCGCCGAAAAGCATGCGCTGGAATGGCTGTTCGCCGCCGGCGAAGTCACCGTGGCGGGGCGTCGCGGGTTCGAGCGGCTCTACGACTTGCCGGAACGGGTGTTCCCCGCCTCGGTCCTGCAACAAACGCTGCCCGACGAGGCCCAGGCTCAGCGCGCCTTGTTGCTGCATGCCGCCGAGGCCTTGGGCGTCGCTACCGAAAAAGACCTGCGCGACTACTTTCGCCTGGATCCTGCCGACAGCCGTGGACGCTTGGCGGAGTTGGAAGAGGCCGGCGAACTGTTGCGCTGTGAGGTGCAAGGCTGGAAGCAACCGGCCTGGTGTCGACCTGCGGCGAAGATCCCTCGCAAAGTGGCCGCCAGTGCCTTGCTGTCACCCTTCGATTCGCTGGTCTGGGAGCGCGGCCGTACCGAGCGGCTGTTCGATTTCCGCTATCGGCTGGAGATCTACACCCCTGCCCACAAACGGGTGTACGGCTATTACGTATTGCCGTTTTTGCACAATGAACGCATTGCGGCTCGGGTGGACCTGCGGGCGGAGCGGGCCCTGGGCCGGTTGGCGGTGCATGCGGTGCATGAGGAAGAGCCGGGGCTGGACGAGGAGGGGGTGCAGGCTTTGGCGATTAACCTGCGGCGCATGGCCGGCTGGCTGGGGCTGGAGCGGGTCCAGCTTAACTGTCAGCGGGTGGGTGGGGTTCGGTTGGCGGTGGCGTTGGCTCAGATCGGTGGTGACTGA